A genomic region of Raphanus sativus cultivar WK10039 chromosome 6, ASM80110v3, whole genome shotgun sequence contains the following coding sequences:
- the LOC108811477 gene encoding remorin 1.4: MTQEEQKKKVTEPKTAVSNPSPPSSEEKTDDSKALVLIVAKEPLEEKKEGSVNRDDVLAKLETEKRMSLIKAWEEAEKSKVENKAQKELSSVGAWENSKKASVEAELKKIEEQLIKKKAEYAEQMKNKIAQIHKEAEEKRAMTEAKRGEEILKAEEMAAKYRATGTAPTKLFGCF; this comes from the exons ATGACTCAGGAGGAGCAGAAGAAAAAAGTAACAGAGCCAAAAACCGCCGTTTCAAACCCTTCACCACCGTCCTCGGAGGAGAAGACTGACGATTCCAAAGCTCTTGTTCTCATCGTTGCAA AAGAACCTttggaagagaagaaagaaggtTCAGTTAACCGAG ATGATGTTTTGGCTAAACTCGAGACAGAAAAGAGGATGTCTCTCATCAAAGCTTGGGAAGAGGCTGAGAAATCCAAAGTGGAGAACAa AGCTCAGAAGGAGCTTTCTTCAGTTGGAGCTTGGGAAAACAGCAAGAAAGCATCTGTGGAAGCTGAGCTAAAAAAGATCGAG GAACAACTCATTAAGAAGAAGGCCGAGTACGCAGAGCAAATGAAGAACAAAATAGCTCAAATTCACAAAGAAGCTGAAGAGAAGAGAGCCATGACCGAAGCTAAACGTGGGGAAGAGATTCTCAAGGCCGAGGAAATGGCTGCAAAGTACCGAGCCACGGGAACTGCCCCAACAAAGTTATTTGGATGCTTTTGA